Proteins from a genomic interval of Quercus lobata isolate SW786 chromosome 11, ValleyOak3.0 Primary Assembly, whole genome shotgun sequence:
- the LOC115966238 gene encoding NEDD8-conjugating enzyme Ubc12-like, whose protein sequence is MIKLFKVKEKQRELAENANGKTPVKKQSAGELRLHKDISELNLPKSCVISFPNGKDDLMNFEVTIRPDDRYYLGGTFLFSFNVSPIYPHEAPKVKCKTKVYHPNIDLEGNVCLNILREDWKPVLNINTIIYGLFHLFTEPNYEDPLNHDAAAVLRDNPKLFESNVRRAMAGGYVGQTLFPRCL, encoded by the exons ATGATTAAGCTATTTAAAGTGAAGGAAAAGCAAAGGGAACTCGCAGAAAATGCTAATGGAAAGACACCCGTCAAGAAGCAAAGTGCAGGGGAATTACGTCTTCACAAAG ATATCAGTGAATTGAACCTACCAAAATCTTGTGTCATATCTTTTCCCAATGGCAAGGATGACTTGATGAACTTTGAGGTTACCATTCGGCCTGACGACAGATATTATCT AGGTGGTacatttttgttctcttttaaCGTTTCTCCTATTTACCCTCATGAGGCACCAAAGGTCAAGTGCAAGACAAAG GTGTACCATCCTAATATCGACTTGGAAGGAAATGTCTGCCTTAACATTCTAAGAGAAGACTGGAAACCTGTTTTAAATATAAACACTATAATTTACGGGCTATTTCATCTTTTCACG GAACCCAATTATGAAGATCCCCTCAATCATGATGCAGCTGCAGTTTTAAGAGACAACCCAAAATTGTTTGAATCCAATGTCCGAAGGGCAATGGCTGGTGGGTATGTAGGACAAACCCTCTTCCCACGCTGCCTTTAG
- the LOC115969154 gene encoding uncharacterized protein LOC115969154 isoform X1, producing the protein MVESGMYAMRPEIEISGFSSSHQTEEEQLDFLEINLPNYDPGLPVCPFCSLPVFPSTLAELNDFKEEIPAIFLKYELPPRNSSETDEEWSFLDFLEKIPPAKVTWEFDNMNKVLHFGQYFRKIFMGIADILYSYHKSNLFSGDVIGRMRIHNDLRITHPYTPANTSHNDYLDGRSRKMKKDLDGRKVDIIHFRWLVAKVVRKFCGEDYESHLSKYFKLCFSELFLHSDGLERYYMFQYYHPVFYNDGDKYKLVHVLADLRKRDVRYFTQYFGLHDPEYGYHCWWSSLAKENHESMLGGVYLYKDNKIAAYDNNSNSLPIFLRNCHEHFTEGTETKNKKNVKLNRQIEEENKKVRKKMSYCGQQRKLELELELTTPKQNILPDQLPFHCELEPKITERFPGIYACMIDSCIRGFNDNGERRFGCTLAQLLFDKSPFGCQQQQQVGYIGAATSQTEIAP; encoded by the exons ATGGTAGAGAGTGGCATGTATGCAATGAGACCAGAAATTGAAATTTCGGGCTTTTCATCATCCCACCAAACTGAAGAAGAGCAGCTTGATTTCCTCGAAATTAATCTACCTAATTATGATCCTG GATTGCCAGTTTGTCCCTTCTGCTCACTGCCTGTCTTTCCTAGCACTCTTGCGGAGCTAAACGATTTCAAGGAAGAGATCCCTgccatatttttaaaatacgaGTTGCCTCCACGCAATTCATCTGAGACAGATGAAGAATGG AGTTTCTTAGATTTCTTGGAGAAAATTCCGCCTGCCAAAGTTACATGGGAATTCGATAATATGAATAAAGTACTCCACTTTGGGCAATATTTTCGAAAAATATTTATGGGTATTGCGGACATTCTGTACTCATATCATAAGAGTAATTTATTTTCCGGTGATGTCATTGGTCGAATGAGGATTCATAATGACCTACGCATTACCCACCCCTATACACCCGCCAACACCAGTCATAACGATTATTTAGATGGGAgatcaagaaaaatgaaaaaagatttAGATGGGAGAAAAGTAGATATCATTCACTTCCGGTGGCTTGTTGCAAAGGTTGTGAGAAAATTCTGTGGAGAAGATTATGAATCGCACTTATCTAAGTATTTCAAGCTTTGTTTTTCGGAATTATTTCTTCACTCGGATGGGTTGGAACGCTACTACATGTTTCAATATTATCATCCTGTGTTCTACAATGATGGGGATAAATACAAGTTGGTCCATGTGTTGGCTGATCTTCGAAAACGAGACGTACGGTACTTTACACAATATTTTGGGCTTCATGATCCTGAGTACGGCTATCATTGTTGGTGGTCATCACTTGCAAAAGAAAATCACGAATCAATGCTTGGTGGTGTATATTTATACAAAGATAATAAGATTGCCGCGTATGACAATAATTCAAACAGTCTACCGATTTTTCTCCGGAACTGTCACGAGCACTTTACAGAGGGTACTGAGACGAAAAACAAGAAGAATGTAAAACTCAACAGACAGATTGAAGAGGAGAACAAAAAGGTGCGAAAAAAAATGAGTTACTGTGGTCAACAACGCAAGTTAGAGCTAGAGCTTGAG TTGACtacaccaaaacaaaatattctaCCGGATCAATTGCCGTTCCACTGTGAACTTGAACCCAAGATAACCGAAAGGTTTCCAGGTATCTACGCATGTATGATTGACTCGTGCATTCGAGGATTTAATGATAATGGGGAAAGGCGTTTTGGTTGCACGTTAGCCCAATTGCTGTTTGATAAGAGCCCATTTGGTTGTCAG CAGCAACAACAGGTGGGGTATATCGGTGCCGCTACTTCGCAGACTGAGATCGCTCCTTAA
- the LOC115969154 gene encoding uncharacterized protein LOC115969154 isoform X2, whose translation MVESGMYAMRPEIEISGFSSSHQTEEEQLDFLEINLPNYDPGLPVCPFCSLPVFPSTLAELNDFKEEIPAIFLKYELPPRNSSETDEEWSFLDFLEKIPPAKVTWEFDNMNKVLHFGQYFRKIFMGIADILYSYHKSNLFSGDVIGRMRIHNDLRITHPYTPANTSHNDYLDGRSRKMKKDLDGRKVDIIHFRWLVAKVVRKFCGEDYESHLSKYFKLCFSELFLHSDGLERYYMFQYYHPVFYNDGDKYKLVHVLADLRKRDVRYFTQYFGLHDPEYGYHCWWSSLAKENHESMLGGVYLYKDNKIAAYDNNSNSLPIFLRNCHEHFTEGTETKNKKNVKLNRQIEEENKKVRKKMSYCGQQRKLELELELTTPKQNILPDQLPFHCELEPKITERFPGIYACMIDSCIRGFNDNGERRFGCTLAQLLFDKSPFGCQQQQVGYIGAATSQTEIAP comes from the exons ATGGTAGAGAGTGGCATGTATGCAATGAGACCAGAAATTGAAATTTCGGGCTTTTCATCATCCCACCAAACTGAAGAAGAGCAGCTTGATTTCCTCGAAATTAATCTACCTAATTATGATCCTG GATTGCCAGTTTGTCCCTTCTGCTCACTGCCTGTCTTTCCTAGCACTCTTGCGGAGCTAAACGATTTCAAGGAAGAGATCCCTgccatatttttaaaatacgaGTTGCCTCCACGCAATTCATCTGAGACAGATGAAGAATGG AGTTTCTTAGATTTCTTGGAGAAAATTCCGCCTGCCAAAGTTACATGGGAATTCGATAATATGAATAAAGTACTCCACTTTGGGCAATATTTTCGAAAAATATTTATGGGTATTGCGGACATTCTGTACTCATATCATAAGAGTAATTTATTTTCCGGTGATGTCATTGGTCGAATGAGGATTCATAATGACCTACGCATTACCCACCCCTATACACCCGCCAACACCAGTCATAACGATTATTTAGATGGGAgatcaagaaaaatgaaaaaagatttAGATGGGAGAAAAGTAGATATCATTCACTTCCGGTGGCTTGTTGCAAAGGTTGTGAGAAAATTCTGTGGAGAAGATTATGAATCGCACTTATCTAAGTATTTCAAGCTTTGTTTTTCGGAATTATTTCTTCACTCGGATGGGTTGGAACGCTACTACATGTTTCAATATTATCATCCTGTGTTCTACAATGATGGGGATAAATACAAGTTGGTCCATGTGTTGGCTGATCTTCGAAAACGAGACGTACGGTACTTTACACAATATTTTGGGCTTCATGATCCTGAGTACGGCTATCATTGTTGGTGGTCATCACTTGCAAAAGAAAATCACGAATCAATGCTTGGTGGTGTATATTTATACAAAGATAATAAGATTGCCGCGTATGACAATAATTCAAACAGTCTACCGATTTTTCTCCGGAACTGTCACGAGCACTTTACAGAGGGTACTGAGACGAAAAACAAGAAGAATGTAAAACTCAACAGACAGATTGAAGAGGAGAACAAAAAGGTGCGAAAAAAAATGAGTTACTGTGGTCAACAACGCAAGTTAGAGCTAGAGCTTGAG TTGACtacaccaaaacaaaatattctaCCGGATCAATTGCCGTTCCACTGTGAACTTGAACCCAAGATAACCGAAAGGTTTCCAGGTATCTACGCATGTATGATTGACTCGTGCATTCGAGGATTTAATGATAATGGGGAAAGGCGTTTTGGTTGCACGTTAGCCCAATTGCTGTTTGATAAGAGCCCATTTGGTTGTCAG CAACAACAGGTGGGGTATATCGGTGCCGCTACTTCGCAGACTGAGATCGCTCCTTAA